Part of the Clostridium sporogenes genome, CTAACTTTTTTAACTGGTCTTTAGTAATTCTTTTAGCTGCTAATGCTGCTGCCTCAACTTCTATTATTCTTCTTACTTCAATTATGTCCTCTTTATTGCTCCTTTCTAGCATAAAAACTAAAGACAAAGGTTCAAATAAGCTGTTATCAAAATTGTCCCTAATAAAATTTCCTTCTCCCTGCTTACACTTAATTAGTCCAACTATTTCTAAAGCTCTTAAAGCCTCTCTTATAGATGTTCTACTAACCTTTAGTTGATCCACAAGTTCTCTTTCAGAAGGTAGCTTATCCCCTTTTTGTAAGTTTCCAGATATAATCATTGTTTTTATTTGTTCTATTACTTGCTCATATACTTTAGCATTTTTTATTGGCATAAACATTATATAATCCCTTTCTTTATAAAAATTATATAGTTAAATATACAACTTTAGTATACCACATTATTTACAACATATGAAAAAGGAAATAAAAATTGTAGATTTTAAATATAATGAACCTTATAATATAATCATGACATTTAGGAGGGATTTATATTATGCCTAAAATATTAAAAAACATTAGAGAAAAACTACTGATAGAGGGTAGAAAAATTTTATTAGAAAAAAACTATGAGGAATTAAATATAAGAGATGTGTGTAAAAACTGTAATATTGCTATAGGTACATTCTATAATTATTTTTCAAGTAAAGATCATTTAGTTCGTGAAATCTTTGCATCAGATTGGGAAAAATCTATTAAAATTATTGAAAAAATAAGATTGTCTGATGCTACTTTAAAAGAAAAGATTTATAATTTATATATTGAACTTGATAAATTTATAAATAAATATATATCTACATTTTATGTTTTGTCATTTAAAAAAGGGAGTGGACCATCTAATCATCCTAAAATATATAGTGAAATAAGCAAGCTTATAGACTATGAAAAACAAAGAGGTACTATAGTAAATCCACTGGATTCTAATAAATTAGCTCAATTTATAATATATAATTTTGTCTGTTTAAACCAAAGCAAATATATATCCTTTGAGGAGCTATATTTGCTTCTAAATTTATAAACTAAGGAAAGGACTCTACACTTTCCTTAGTTTATAAATTTGTTCCAGGTTGTATATATATGAAATAAACTTACTACATCCTGTTCATTATACAACAATATTTTTTTCTTTTTATATTCCGGCATTCTATTTATATAGTCATCATCTTTTATTATTTTACTGAAGGTTTTAGCTAGATTCTGACCACTTATTAGTTCCTTTTCTTTCCTTATTATATTGAATTCTTTTTCTAAATTTTTAAGACCTATGGAAGATTTTTTCTCTTTTTCGTATTCTCTTTGTAAATCTATAGATTGAAAATATTCCTTTATATCAAAATCTATATCATACTTTTCAAAAAGATAATTTATAACTGTAAAATCATTATTTCCTGAAAAAGTAATTATATATTTTTTTTCTCCAGTTCTATATGCATTTTCAAAATATTCTTTGGCTAATTCCAATATGTTTTTTACATCCTTTTTTCCTTCTATCATATACTGAGTAACCTCTATAGCATTTTTTATACTATCATAGTAACAACAGCCAAAGACACCTACACATACTGGTTTTCTATATACATAGTGCTCTAAATCAAAAAATATAGCTTTTTTATACAATTCTTTGTTCTCATTAAAAATTAATTCATTCTTATCTGAAAAATTACATAACTTCATTTCATTTCGTCGTGTTATCACCTTATCACTCTTTCTATTCAGCGTAAATTAGTATATATTATTTCCATAAACTTTATCTGTCATTTATGAAGTTTTAATAATTTATATACTTGCTTTAAAAATAAGTATACTAATTATAATATTTTTTTATTTTCCTTTAATATATTATTCTCATTCAATTATAACATCTTTCTTATTAAATTATCTCATCTTTTGTTATTTTTTTAAAAGCTATTTTGCACATATGAAAGTACTCTTTAAATGGATTTAATTTTAAAGGCACAAATATAAAAAAATACACTTCATAAATCAAGTCATTTCGCTAAGAAGTTCTAAACTTACTTTCATTAAAAATTTTCTATCCTAGAAAAGTAACATACTTAAATTCAACACTACTTTCCTTAGGTCCTGTAAGAAGTTGTGAAAATTTTTAATTTCAAAGATTAAGAACTCCTAAAGCTTATTCCTATGTTTATTACATGTATTTTTTATATTCTCTATATTAAAATTAAACCTATTTTGAACTCTATTCTATTATGCTTTATTAAAATTACTTGATTTTTAATATAACTAACAATTTAAAAAATCTAATGCATATTCACAATAAAGTTTTACCCCTATTTTTAAAGCCCTTTCATCTATGTTATATTTCTCATGATGCTGAGGATAATTAGAGCCTAAAGTTTCATTTCCCACGCCTAAAAATGCTAAGGCTCCAGGCACTTTTTCTAGATAATATCCAAAGTCCTCTGTAACCATATTTTTATTCATTTTATATATTCTATCTTTCCCTAAAATTTTATTTATAACCTGTTTTGCTCTATAAACAGATTTTTCATCATTTATAGTTACAGGAGTTGCAAATTTATAGCTTAATTCTCCCTTAGCATTATAAACACCAGTAGAATTTTTTAATATTCTTTCAATTATATTAGGTAGTTTTTCTCTAAGTGACCTATTAAAACACCTAGATGTTCCTTCAATAATAGCTTCATTAGCTATAACATTAAATCTACTCCCTGCCTGTAATTTACCTATAGAAATTACTAAAGGTTCTATAGGATCTACTTCTCTGCTTACTATACTCTGCAAACTCATTACAAAGGAAGAAGCTGCTAATACAGAATCTATGGTCTCATGAGGCATTGCTCCATGACCACCCTTACCTTTTATTTTTATTTTAAACACATCCGCCGAAGACATAATTGGTCCTTCTTCAATAGCTATCATACCATAGGGAACATTACTCCAAAGATGAATAGCAAAAGCATTATCTACTGAATCTAATACACCTTCTTTTATACACATTGCTGCTCCTTCTCCAACTTCTTCTGCAGGTTGAAATAATAACTTTATATTTCCTTTAATTTTCTCCTTTATATTATTTAAAACTATTGCAGCTCCTAAAAGCATTGCCATGTGGCCATCATGACCACAAGCATGCATTATCTCCTTATTTCTAGATGCATAATCAAAATTATTACATTCATTAACCTGAATAGCATCCATATCTGCTCTTAATAAAACAGTTTTACCTGTCTCTTTTCCTTTTATATTTACTAAAATCCCTGTATTAGCTATACTTTCAAAAGGTATACCAAATTTATTTAATTCACTCTTAATTTTTTTAGATGTATTCTTTTCATCCCAGCTGCATTCTGGATAAGAATGAAAGTACCTCCTTAAATCTATTACATAATTCTCATATTCATCTGCTATTTTATTTATAATATCCATAATTATCACCTATTATCTATGTCTTATGTAGCTTATAGCTAAGTAGACTTATTTTATTATAAAAACTTTATTCATTTAAGTGAGAAAATTGCATAATTCATTTTGAAATATAATTATATCAATATATTGCTCTAATATATTTTTTAAAACACGATGTTGTATGTGAATTTGAAACTTATTAATTATGCAATTTGCTCAAGTTATTATTTATGTTTTATAATCTAATTTTTAAAAAGCTGGAAGTATAGCTCCTTTATATTGTTCTTCAATATATTTTTTTATTTCTTCTGAATTAATAGCCTCATCTAAAGCTTTTATATACTCTGCATTTTTATTTTCAGTCTTAACTACAATAACATTGGCATATGGTGAATCCTTTGATTCAATAGCAAGAGCATCTTTTAATGGATTTAAATTTGCTGGAACAGCATAATTAGTATTTATAACTGCTGCATCCACATCACCTAAAGTTCTTGGAAGTTGAGCTGCATCTAATTCTTCTACTTTTATATTTTTAGGGTTTTTTGTAATATCCATCTTTGATACAAGTTCTCCTTCTTTTAGTTTAATAATACCTTCTTTTTCTAATAATTTTAATGCCCTTGATCCGTTAGTTGGATCACTTGGTATTGATATAGTTGCTCCATTTTTTAACTCTTTTAAATCCTTTATAGTCTTAGAATATACACCCATAGGTTCTAAATGAACTTTAACTGTGTATGATAAATCAGTTTTCTTCTCTTTATTAAACTCTTCTAAATATGGTATGTGTTGATAAAAGTTAGCATCTATTTCACCATCTTGCAATGCAGTGTTTGGAGTAACATAATCCGTAAACTCTTTTATTTCTAAAGTGTATCCTTTTTTTTCTAAAATAGGTTTAACTTTTTTTAAAATTTCTGCATGAGGTTCCGGCGTTGCTCCAACTACAATTGTTTTCTTTTCTTTTGCCTCTTCTTTACTACTTCCACACCCTGTTAATGTTACTAATCCTAAAATTAAAGTTGTTGCTATAGCAATAGATAATACTTTCTTTTTCATTAATAATTCCCCCTTATTATTTTATAAGTTCTGTTAAGATTAATCCTATATTTGAAATATTTCTTAATAGACTAATATTTTTTTAAATGTCAATATAAAATATTTTCTAATCACTGAAAGCTAGTGATATAAAATAATTAAACTAAAATTTTTCTTAGATACTTCAAAAGATTTTAATACAATTAAATACTAAAATGTTGGAATTACAACACCTTTGTATTTTTCATTTATAAAGTCCTTTACTTCTTTAGATGTTAAAGTCTCTGAAAGTGCTTTTATGTGAGCTTTATCCTTATCTCCTTTTCTAACGGCTATTACATTTGCATAAGGAGAATCTTTATCTTCAATTAATATAGAATCCTTTGTAGGATTTAATTTTGCCTCTATAGCATAGTTTGTATTTATTACCGCAGCATCTACATCATTTAATATTCTTGGTAATTGTGGTGCATCTATTTCCTCTATTTTTATATTCTTTTTATTTTCAACTATATCACCCTTAGTTAAAATATCTCCTTTTTTAAGTTTTATAAGTCCTGATTTTTCTAACAATCTCAGTGCTCTTGTTTCATTAGTAGGATCATTAGGAACTGCAATGGTAGCTCCATTTTTTAATTCCCCTAATTTTTTTGTTTTATTTGAATATAAAGCTAAAGGTGATATATAAACCTTTTTTACAGCTTCTAACTCTGTTTTCTTTTCTACATTAAAGTTATCTAAATAAGGTGTATGTTGAAAAAAGTTTGCATCTATTTCTCCATCATTTAAAGCAGTATTTGGGGTAACATAATCAGTAAACTCTTTTATTTCTAATTTATAGCCTTTTTTCTCTAATAAAGGTTGAGCCACTTTTAAAATTTCTCCTGCTGGTACTGGAGTTGCACCAACTACAATAGTTTTTTTATCATTAACTGTTTCTTTACTTTCTTTTGAAGAGCAACCTACCACTCCTAATGTTAAGAAAACTGATAATACTATTCCTAATAATCTTTTTTTATTCATAATTAGTTCCTCCTAAAATTTAAAATAATATTTTTTTAAATTTCTATATGATGCTTATTTATTTAATCTTTTGTAAAGTACATTTCCTAAACTTTGTATTACCTGAACCAAAATTATTAATATAACTACTGTATATATCATGATATCTGTTTTAAATCTATAGTATCCGTACTTAATAGCTACATCTCCTAGTCCACCTCCACCTATAGCTCCTGCCATAGCTGAATATGCTACGACTGAAATTATAGTTAAAGTTATAGCCACAATCATAGAAGGCATAGATTCTTTTATTATTACTTTGAATATTATTTGAATATCACTAGCACCCAAAGACTTAGCTGCTTCAATTACTCCCTCATCTACTTCCTTCATTGCAGATTCCAATACTCTAGTTGCAAAAGGTATTGCGGCTATTGTAAGAGGCACTATAGCTGCTGTAGTTCCAATGGTTTTCCCTACTATAGCCTTTGTAAAAGGAAGGATCGCCACCATAAGAATTATAAAAGGAAAGGATCTTAATAAATTAACAACAAAGTCTAAAGATTTATATATTACTTTATTAGGTTTTAATCCTTTTTCGTCTGTAATTATAAGAATTATAGATGGTATAAATCCTAATAATATAGATAAAATAGTAGATATAGAAACCATATATAGAGTTTCCTTTAGAGCCTTAAATAACATATCTTGCAACATTTTATTGCACCTCCCAAACTATAGATTTTAAAGATAAATAATCACAAATTTTTTCTTTATTTTCCTTTGATACATTAATTACTAAATTTCCAAGAACATTTTCTCTAAACTTTTCTAGCTTACCCCAGACTATAGATATGTCTATATCTAATTCTCTTGCCATAGTAGTAATAATACTTTCATTGCTTAATTCCTTTGTAAAAAATATTTTTATATTTACCCCTTCTTTAGGCAATACTTCGTTTTCTCCTAATAATTTTTTTAGATGTTTGTCGGGGCTTAAAAACAATTCCTCTGAAAATCCTAAACTTTTTATTTTTCCTTTATCCATAATGGCTACTCTTTCACATATTTCTTTTATAACTTCCATTTGATGAGTTACTATAACTATTGTTATACCTAACTTTCCATTTATATCTTTTAATAAATTTAGTATATCTTTAGTTGTTTTAGGATCTAGAGCAGATGTAGCTTCATCACATAAAAGTATTTTAGGTTCTAAAGCTAATGCTCTAGCTATAGCTACTCTTTGCTTTTGTCCACCACTTAAATTATGAGGTTTTACATAGGCCTTGTCCTCAAGGTCTACAAGTTTTAAAAGCTTCTTAACTCTATTGTTTATTTCATTTTTGCTCATTCCCCATATTTCTAAAGGTAACGCAATATTTTGAAAAACATTTTTTCTTTTTAATAAGTTAAAGCTTTGGAAAATCATACCTAAATCTTTTCTTAAGATTCTTAATCGTTTTTTACTTAATTCATCTATTTTTTCACCATTTATTTTTATGCCCCCTTCCTCATAGGATTCTAATCCATTTAGGCATCTTAACAATGTAGATTTTCCAGCACCACTATGCCCTACTATCCCAAAAACTTCTCCTTCTTTTATAGATAAATTTATATCTTCTAATATTACTTTGTTTTTTATTATTTTCTTTAAATTAGAAACCTCTATCAATTTTTATCCCTCCAGTAAAATTACATATCTATATCTATTTGGCCAAATAGAATAAAATAAAAAAAATAAGCTAGAGAAAAATCTCTAGCTTTAATAAGCGAAATTTTCTCATCTTCCAGTTAAATCTGCAGGATTTAGCACCATGTATAAAATATATACTGGTTGCCGGGTTTCATAGGGCCAGTCCCTCCACCGCTCTTGATAAGAACGAATATATTCAGTTTTATTAACTTATTATTTAGCATGATAAACCATATTTGACAACTTGTCAATAGTAATTTTAAAATATATTTACTCATTTTTATAATTTTTCTGCTAAAACCCTTATATAAAGTGTTTTTTATATTTCTTATAATAAAATATTGAGTTAGAGAAAAATACACCTCTAACTCAATATAATTTATATATTTAAGTTTATCAATACTTTATCTTATTCTGCTAGTTTCCAAGGAGTATCCCATGAATTTTCTACTTTTGTATCTGGAACAAAACCTTTTGTCCACCATTTAGCTTGATAAACCTTTCCTTTATAGCTAACTTTATCTCCTGCCCAATATTCTGTATTAGTATTATATGCAGCAATTTCCCCTGTCTCTCCTCCATCTTCACCATCGCCTGGATCTTCTGGGTCAGTCGTACCTGGCTTTTCTATTATTTCTGTACCATCATTTGAATCATATTTTGAAAGTATTTTACCAAATTCAAATTTTTCTTGTACTATAGAACTATCAGTTATAGATACATAATCTGTTGCTCCTTTAGGATTTTGATAATCTCTGTTGACAGACCACATACCTATTAATCTCATTCCTACAGTTTTACCAAAGCTCACAACCTCTCTTGCTTCATTTTGATCAAGTATACTTCCACTATAATCTAAACCATTCATAGGAGTTACTCCTATCATTTTCCAAATTTCTTTATCAGACTTTTGTATATTAGCTTGTGTGTATATATTCTTTAATTGTTTATGAACGCTTTTAGCTGATTCAATAACTAAATCTCCCATAGTTCCATCTGGAGCCTTCTGTCCAAAACACATAGTCATTACATTTACTCCACTTAGCTGGACACCATTTTTAACAGCACTCTTTACTACATCCACACCATTAGTCATCCCTGAAGGCAATACAGGTAATGTATACCATATTTCAAGTGGATGATTTTCAGCTTTAAGTTCCTTTTGAAGTAACGCAATAGCCTGTGAACGCCTTTCTATAGAAGCGGTATCAGCTGTCCAAGCTCCTTCAATGTCAAAATCTACATGAGTTAATCCATAATCTTTAATTATTTTCTTATATGCATCTTTTAATTTATTAACATCTTTAATTGATGCTGCTAATGGAGTATTAGCTTCTCCTCCAAAGGAAACCATTACATCTCCACCCATTTGTCTTAAAGCTTTAATTTCTTTTAATAATCCTCCTCCTTGATAATCTGTAGGTCCTTCTTCCATATCATAATAAGTTCCCCAGGAAGGTTGTCCATTTTTATCAACTACAAATCCTAATATAAAATGTTTAGTTCCTGTTGTCTTTGCATATTCAGTAAGTGAAAACACAGGATATGAACAAGCATCTACATAAGGTGCGAAAACAGTAGTTCCCCAGAATTCTTGTCCTACTCCTATATTAGTAGCTATTTTAGACTGTAAACTGTTGATTCCTACCTCTTTAGCTTGGACTATATTTTTCCCTGTAAAAACTGACGCAGTA contains:
- a CDS encoding FadR/GntR family transcriptional regulator — encoded protein: MFMPIKNAKVYEQVIEQIKTMIISGNLQKGDKLPSERELVDQLKVSRTSIREALRALEIVGLIKCKQGEGNFIRDNFDNSLFEPLSLVFMLERSNKEDIIEVRRIIEVEAAALAAKRITKDQLKKLEYIIYEIKNSEDEKILVNLDKNFHYEIAQASNNFILLNIINSCSTLIDSLIKDARYKIMKNVENKKELVDQHEKIYLALKEKDSELASKLMKEHLEFSGKFLEV
- a CDS encoding TetR/AcrR family transcriptional regulator, with product MPKILKNIREKLLIEGRKILLEKNYEELNIRDVCKNCNIAIGTFYNYFSSKDHLVREIFASDWEKSIKIIEKIRLSDATLKEKIYNLYIELDKFINKYISTFYVLSFKKGSGPSNHPKIYSEISKLIDYEKQRGTIVNPLDSNKLAQFIIYNFVCLNQSKYISFEELYLLLNL
- a CDS encoding ribonuclease H-like domain-containing protein, whose translation is MKLCNFSDKNELIFNENKELYKKAIFFDLEHYVYRKPVCVGVFGCCYYDSIKNAIEVTQYMIEGKKDVKNILELAKEYFENAYRTGEKKYIITFSGNNDFTVINYLFEKYDIDFDIKEYFQSIDLQREYEKEKKSSIGLKNLEKEFNIIRKEKELISGQNLAKTFSKIIKDDDYINRMPEYKKKKILLYNEQDVVSLFHIYTTWNKFIN
- a CDS encoding M20 family metallopeptidase, translated to MDIINKIADEYENYVIDLRRYFHSYPECSWDEKNTSKKIKSELNKFGIPFESIANTGILVNIKGKETGKTVLLRADMDAIQVNECNNFDYASRNKEIMHACGHDGHMAMLLGAAIVLNNIKEKIKGNIKLLFQPAEEVGEGAAMCIKEGVLDSVDNAFAIHLWSNVPYGMIAIEEGPIMSSADVFKIKIKGKGGHGAMPHETIDSVLAASSFVMSLQSIVSREVDPIEPLVISIGKLQAGSRFNVIANEAIIEGTSRCFNRSLREKLPNIIERILKNSTGVYNAKGELSYKFATPVTINDEKSVYRAKQVINKILGKDRIYKMNKNMVTEDFGYYLEKVPGALAFLGVGNETLGSNYPQHHEKYNIDERALKIGVKLYCEYALDFLNC
- a CDS encoding MetQ/NlpA family ABC transporter substrate-binding protein, yielding MKKKVLSIAIATTLILGLVTLTGCGSSKEEAKEKKTIVVGATPEPHAEILKKVKPILEKKGYTLEIKEFTDYVTPNTALQDGEIDANFYQHIPYLEEFNKEKKTDLSYTVKVHLEPMGVYSKTIKDLKELKNGATISIPSDPTNGSRALKLLEKEGIIKLKEGELVSKMDITKNPKNIKVEELDAAQLPRTLGDVDAAVINTNYAVPANLNPLKDALAIESKDSPYANVIVVKTENKNAEYIKALDEAINSEEIKKYIEEQYKGAILPAF
- a CDS encoding MetQ/NlpA family ABC transporter substrate-binding protein — translated: MNKKRLLGIVLSVFLTLGVVGCSSKESKETVNDKKTIVVGATPVPAGEILKVAQPLLEKKGYKLEIKEFTDYVTPNTALNDGEIDANFFQHTPYLDNFNVEKKTELEAVKKVYISPLALYSNKTKKLGELKNGATIAVPNDPTNETRALRLLEKSGLIKLKKGDILTKGDIVENKKNIKIEEIDAPQLPRILNDVDAAVINTNYAIEAKLNPTKDSILIEDKDSPYANVIAVRKGDKDKAHIKALSETLTSKEVKDFINEKYKGVVIPTF
- a CDS encoding methionine ABC transporter permease, giving the protein MLQDMLFKALKETLYMVSISTILSILLGFIPSIILIITDEKGLKPNKVIYKSLDFVVNLLRSFPFIILMVAILPFTKAIVGKTIGTTAAIVPLTIAAIPFATRVLESAMKEVDEGVIEAAKSLGASDIQIIFKVIIKESMPSMIVAITLTIISVVAYSAMAGAIGGGGLGDVAIKYGYYRFKTDIMIYTVVILIILVQVIQSLGNVLYKRLNK
- a CDS encoding methionine ABC transporter ATP-binding protein gives rise to the protein MIEVSNLKKIIKNKVILEDINLSIKEGEVFGIVGHSGAGKSTLLRCLNGLESYEEGGIKINGEKIDELSKKRLRILRKDLGMIFQSFNLLKRKNVFQNIALPLEIWGMSKNEINNRVKKLLKLVDLEDKAYVKPHNLSGGQKQRVAIARALALEPKILLCDEATSALDPKTTKDILNLLKDINGKLGITIVIVTHQMEVIKEICERVAIMDKGKIKSLGFSEELFLSPDKHLKKLLGENEVLPKEGVNIKIFFTKELSNESIITTMARELDIDISIVWGKLEKFRENVLGNLVINVSKENKEKICDYLSLKSIVWEVQ
- a CDS encoding chitinase; its protein translation is MKSRKLTALILSVLVASGATASVFTGKNIVQAKEVGINSLQSKIATNIGVGQEFWGTTVFAPYVDACSYPVFSLTEYAKTTGTKHFILGFVVDKNGQPSWGTYYDMEEGPTDYQGGGLLKEIKALRQMGGDVMVSFGGEANTPLAASIKDVNKLKDAYKKIIKDYGLTHVDFDIEGAWTADTASIERRSQAIALLQKELKAENHPLEIWYTLPVLPSGMTNGVDVVKSAVKNGVQLSGVNVMTMCFGQKAPDGTMGDLVIESAKSVHKQLKNIYTQANIQKSDKEIWKMIGVTPMNGLDYSGSILDQNEAREVVSFGKTVGMRLIGMWSVNRDYQNPKGATDYVSITDSSIVQEKFEFGKILSKYDSNDGTEIIEKPGTTDPEDPGDGEDGGETGEIAAYNTNTEYWAGDKVSYKGKVYQAKWWTKGFVPDTKVENSWDTPWKLAE